In a single window of the Rhineura floridana isolate rRhiFlo1 chromosome 3, rRhiFlo1.hap2, whole genome shotgun sequence genome:
- the LOC133381758 gene encoding zinc finger protein 664-like, giving the protein MASQVGSSLLWGEVRKAARQPTEGLLTLQALLTFEEVAVYFTEEEWDLLEPGQKTLHREAMDEIYEMVASLESDLISFWEEDLLFQDPKEEETSAVIPTPKLISCLEGEDPIGQGSEEGARSADDGQNSRNCEEQPVVSSETTMVEVGKDMFGNQSESKKDKGKQSKNGKKKSSVSQGADVCEPLNLQIDHKRNSMEGGKSFSVNSSLTLHVRTHTGEKQFKCMECGKSFSRPGHLTVHQRTHTGDKPFKCMECEKSFRDSNSLNLHYRTHTGEKPYQCMQCGKSFRMHGSLSGHERIHTGEKPFKCMTCGKSFRQRTTLTAHRRTHTGEKPYKCMECGKTFSQSGNLILHQRMHTGEKPYKCMECGKSFSQSCHLTSHQRTHTSEKPYKCIACGKSFSRSSHLTAHEIIHTGEKCMEGGKSFIYY; this is encoded by the exons ATGGCCTCACAGGTTGGATCATCTCTTCTTTGGGGTGAAGTGAGAAAAGCAGCCAGGCAGCCAACTGAG GGTCTGTTGACTTTGCAGGCTCTcttgacctttgaggaggtggctgtgtaCTTCACAGAGGAGGAGTGGGACCTGCTGGAACCAGGCCAGAAAACTCTGCACAGAGAAGCCATGGATGAGATTTATGAGATGGTGGCCTCTCTCG AATCGGACCTCatttccttttgggaagaagaTCTGCTTTTCCAGGATCCCAAAGAAGAGGAGACATCAGCAG TAATTCCCACGCCAAAGTTGATTTCTTGTCTGGAAGGAGAAGATCCAATTGGACAGGGCTCTGAGGAAGGAGCGAGATCAGCag ATGATGGACAGAACAGTAGGAATTGTGAGGAGCAACCTGTGGTGTCATCGGAAACAACTATGGTTGAAGTAGGAAAAGATATGTTTGGAAATCAAAGTGAATCTAAAAAGGATAAAGGAAAACAGTCAAAGAATGGAAAGAAGAAATCCTCTGTATCTCAGGGTGCTGATGTCTGTGAACCCTTGAACCTACAGATAGATCACAAAAGAAACAGCATGGAgggtggaaagagctttagtgtgAACAGTAGTCTTACTTTACAtgtaagaacccacacaggagagaagcaatttaaatgcatggagtgtggaaagagcttcagtaggccTGGCcaccttactgtacatcaaaggactcacacaggggataaaccttttaaatgcatggaatgtgaaaagagcttcagagATAGCAATAGTCTTAATTTACATTACAGaacgcacacaggggagaagccatatcaatgcatgcagtgtggaaagagcttcaggatgCATGGCTCCCTTAGTGGACatgaaagaatccacacaggggagaaaccatttaagtgcatgacgtgtggaaagagttttaggCAGAGGACTACCCTTACTGCACAcagaagaacacacacaggggagaaaccatataaatgcatggaatgtggaaagacctttagTCAGAGCGGTAACCTTATTTTACATCAAAGAATgcacacgggggagaaaccatataagtgcatggagtgtggaaagagctttagtcagagctgtcaccttacttcacatcaaagaacacacacaagtgagaaaccatataaatgcattgcATGTGGGAAGAGCTTTAGTCGCAGTAGTCATCTTACTGCACATGAAATAATCCACACGGGAGAAAAATGCATGGAGGGTGGAAAgagctttatttattattga